In the genome of Cygnus olor isolate bCygOlo1 chromosome Z, bCygOlo1.pri.v2, whole genome shotgun sequence, one region contains:
- the MRPL17 gene encoding 39S ribosomal protein L17, mitochondrial: protein MRLSVAAAISHGRLYRRVGSGPRSRVDLLRNLVTALVRHERLEAPWARADEMRGYAERLIDYAKRGDTDERAMRMANFWLTEKDLIHKLFKVLAPRFQPHPGSYTRLLQIPNRDGTDRAKMAVIELKGNPYPPLIRPRRDSEKTLLNQLLKGYREDSRREAAPRLPEGTPL from the exons ATGCGGCTGTCGGTGGCGGCCGCCATCTCTCACGGGCGCCTGTACCGGCGCGTGGGGTCGGGCCCCCGGTCCCGCGTCGACCTGCTGCGCAACCTGGTGACGGCGCTGGTGCGGCACGAGCGGCTCGAGGCGCCCTGGGCGCGCGCCGACGAGATGCGGGGCTACGCCGAGCGG CTCATCGACTACGCCAAGCGGGGGGACACTGACGAGCGAGCCATGCGCATGGCGAATTTCTGGCTGACG GAGAAGGACCTCATCCACAAGCTGTTCAAGGTGCTGGCGCCCCGCTTCCAGCCTCACCCCGGCAGCTACACCCGCCTGCTGCAGATCCCCAACCGGGACGGCACGGACCGCGCCAAGATGGCAGTCATCGAGCTGAAGGGGAACCCCTACCCGCCGCTCATCCGCCCGCGCCGCGACAGCGAGAAGACGCTGCTCAACCAGCTGCTGAAGGGGTACAGGGAGGACAGCCGGCGGGAGGCAGCCCCGCGGCTGCCCGAGGGCACGCCGCTGTAG